TGATATAAAAACTAGTCAAGTACCTGTAGTTCAtcttaccaagagttaataatataacTCTTGATCTTACACTATGACTTGATAAATTCAACCTTTATTACTACTGACACTCACATTAGCATTGCCACAGACCACACAGGATAGCAGTTTAAATCAAAATCACGTATAACAGTAAGTTACAGACCCCGGCAAAGTATCTAGAACAGAATGGGAGTATAGCATTAATAATTTGACCATTACTGCACTGTCATTAAGGATTGATTGGCTTGTAGGACTGGATACTGATACATTAGGATCTTTTCAGCCAGTATTTCTGTGACTAACAGGCTTATTCTTCACCACAACATGTACTACATTCTTGAGCCAGATCTTCACCTATGAACATGCTATTTTCACTCTGTTTGTGCCAATTGGTAGTTCTACAGGTGGTAAACAGTGTCCAAGTTTCATTTCAATACAAGGAACTGTAAGTCTGTGAGACACTTTGAAAAACATACAAATTTGTATGGGACCAATGGGTGGTAAAATATGTACTCCAGACATTGCAATCCTTAATTAAATTCCTCATGCCTTTAAATAAAGTGGTCTGGTTGTGGAAATAGTCATCATGCCCAGCCCAGCTCatgcagtgtgtttgtacattaGCATGAGCCTAAATTGGTAGGTGGTTAACAAATTGAATTGTAGTCTATAATAATTAATCAATTGATACTAAATTCTATTTCTGTTTCTCTACAGACTTCTTCCTAATAAAAGCATGATAATAATAGTTACTGAATAATATCAACAGTCCACCTCCATACAACATGGAGTAGACACAGAAGTCATGGTATAAGTAGCCTATAAAACAGAACACTAGCCCAAACATGAACTGTGCCATCTGCAACTGTGTGATCCGTCTCTTCCACGAGATCTCATTCAACGGTTGTACTGCTCTTAATCCGTAATAAGTGTACATGAAAATATGAACAATTGAATTGAGCATCATCAGTAGTCCAATGGGAGGCCATGGTACCAGGAAGTATCCATTGTCTGCCAATATAAGGATGCTGGCATGATGAAACACATGCAGAAATGACATCTGCTTTATCTTGTGTCGCAGTATCATAAACATGGTGTCCATTAGTTCAATTATCTTGCTAATCCAGTACACAAGAAATGCATGCCTTAGCAACGGCGAACCCTTTGCTGTATGGTATATACCTGGGCTGTCCATTATTCCACGTATTCCCTGCACAGCCGTGTACGTGCTCAGTAAAACACACAAAATGTTGTGTAGTAAAAGAGGTGTGCGTAAACTGAATGGGTTAAACAATTGCGTTAAAGGTCTTGCCAGTAGCACTATTATCAGATAGGGTATCAGTATCGGAACACTCCGCGCCGTTATTAGCGTGTATATGACTTCTGAAGTAGCTGAAATAAGAAAGAGACAGTGTAATCCACTAGAAAACACAGGAGAGTACTTACTGAACGTCATGATGATCGAGCAATTCCAACCGAGATCCACTCGTGCTGTGGTGTACGCTCGTGCTTAACGGTGTACCAcgtgattttaaaaataaatatttagGGGCGGCCGCCTTTAAAGGTCAccacatcatagataatataccccaaTAGTATATTATCACATTACAGAGTTTACCACCTATAGAACTACCAATTGGCACAAACAGAGTGAAAATAGCAGGTTCATAGGTGAAGATATGGCTCAAGAATGTAGTACATGTTGTGGTGAAGAATAAGCCTGTTACTgagggtatattatctatgaccaCATTAATAATCTCACAATTTGCAATATATATCTATACCAGTGAAGCACAAATTGAAACTGCAGTTTCTGGGACTATCATTGTTTGCTCAAAAGACTGCTTCTGCCAACACGAAACAACAAATGTTACAGTTCTTACAACACATTGATAAGTGTTCTATTCGGGGTGAATATAAGGTATGGAATTTGAAAAACTTTGTGTCTTCTGTTCTACATTTTCATCTGTTGAGAGGCTTACTGTTACTTCAGCGCAGTCATCAATACTGAAGTTTGCAATGAGTTGGTTGAACCTCCCCCAAAAATTGCACCCCTGGAACTGTTTTTCACCTGGGTGCATTAAATCTCTATCTGAAGCAGTCAGCTAAGCTGTCATATGTTCTGGCTATTGAGCGGTCAGTTGACACATTGATTGTAGAGCTGCGATATTCTGTACTAGCCAACACTCCAGATGTCTCTTCCACTGTCCTTAACTGtttatctgctgctaaggcttcagttgccaacGTCCTCTCTGCTATATGCATGTCATGATTTACATCATACTCATGTTGATTATTGGGAATCAAAATTCAAGACATTAACTGtccaaaataaatttttagacaTTGTCACTCTGGGGCATATGTCTTTTATGGAAGAGGTTGGTGTATGGCTTCCCTGAGTAACAGCTGTCCTTCTTACTAtgtgctggttgtgacactctaccaacTCCTATGAACCTGGCTAGGTAGAACATTATTACTAGCCCTAAATGTGCCCTTTGTCAAGCTCCCCagcccacaacaaaccatatcttTACTGGATGTCCTGTTgccctggagacatgattcagtcttACAGGTTATCGTTCATGGACTCCAACAGCACTTACCTGACAATTATAAACTCTATGCTAACCTTTCAGGATATCTTACTAGTAGTGTCTGCCTTCCTAGCACCattccaaccaatctttcctccacccttagCAGACCTGTTTGCTCAAACTAACTATCCCcaccaatacccagcaacatcttttggCTGCTAGAGCTTGGAAGGAAGATTGGCATggctgtttacaatatgacctcagctttctggcttatctgttaATCTCATTTCCATTGAGATTGGTGGTTTAGGCCAGACACAATCGCCCAAGTGGCCAATCCTTGTGAAATAACAAAGAATACTAGATTCCCATTTGAGAAGGCTGCTCACATTGCAATATCCTGctcattagggctgagcgatactgccattttagtatcacgatcgatactaaagccactattcacgatactgaatagttcacgatacttacaaataatgcacctatcaatgttaagccccactacccccctcccgggcttactaggggattagtgggggattttgacctgatttgatctgaaactctgccccactagtggggcatttgaccactcgaaattttaggcgtttgttttaacttgcaagctaaatgaattgacctgtttcctaaagtgcctaacagccatactacatggagatttgaccactagtcgttcccccatgggtggagaatttgatttttcaaaaagtcaaatccccaccatttcccccactacgcccaggagggggtaggtgggggataacattgataggtgcataagtcaatcatagctggtgctacatagcatattgctcagcattcctgcaggaagtccttataggtgataacaaactagccactatcatccttgtttacagtaacagttattgtaacacatgctttgaagttgttatggtgttcacacctctctgcaggggaaaccagatgggtggactttatcatttacaagaattcgcctagtactgcataacaaatgggtttttaatgacagtaatgtacag
The Dysidea avara chromosome 7, odDysAvar1.4, whole genome shotgun sequence genome window above contains:
- the LOC136260605 gene encoding very long chain fatty acid elongase 5-like encodes the protein MTFTTSEVIYTLITARSVPILIPYLIIVLLARPLTQLFNPFSLRTPLLLHNILCVLLSTYTAVQGIRGIMDSPGIYHTAKGSPLLRHAFLVYWISKIIELMDTMFMILRHKIKQMSFLHVFHHASILILADNGYFLVPWPPIGLLMMLNSIVHIFMYTYYGLRAVQPLNEISWKRRITQLQMAQFMFGLVFCFIGYLYHDFCVYSMLYGGGLLILFSNYYYHAFIRKKSVEKQK